The Streptomyces rimosus genomic interval GGGCCGAGGTGACGGGGTCCGGTGTACGGGCCACCGTACGCACCCGCGGCGGCGAGGAGACGGTCGAGGCCGAACGCCTGCTGGTCGCGGTCGGCCGGGTGCCGGTGACCGACGGCCTGGGCCTCGCCGCTGCCGGACTCGCCACCGACGCGCGCGGTTTCGTGCCGCCCGCCGACTGGTCCCGCCTGGAGACCGCCGTACCCGGTATCCATGTGGTGGGCGACCTGCTGCCGCCGCCCTCTCCCGGCCTGGCGCACGCCTCGTTCGCGGAGGGCCTGCTGGTCGCCGAAACGCTGGCCGGCGTGCCGTCCCGGCCGGTGGACCACGCGACCGTGCCGCGCGTGACGTACTCCTCGCCGCAGACCGCCTCGGTCGGCCTGACCGAGGCGGAGGCACGCGCCCGCGGCCTGGAGGTGCGGGTCAACACCATGCCGCTGACGGCGGTCGCCAAGGGCATGGTGCACGGACAGGGCGGCATCGTGAAGGTCGTCGCGGCGGCGGACGGTGCGGGCGGTGAGGCCACCGGGGCCGTACTCGGCGTGCACCTGGTGGGCCCGCACGTCTCGGAGATGATCGCCGAGAGCCAGCTGATCGTCGCCTGGGACGCCGAACCGTCCGATGTGGCACAGCACATCCACGCGCATCCCACGCTGTCGGAAGCGGTCGGGGAGGCGTTCCTGACGCTGGCGGGGAGGGGGCTGCATCAACATTGAGGGACGGGTGTACGGGGCGGGCGTACGAGCCTGCCTCAGCGACCGGCGAACACCGCCCGTACCCGCGCGCCGTTGGCGAACAGGACCACGCCGGCCAGCAGCACCCCGCACGCCCCCTGTTCGATCTTCAGCCACGCCGGAAACGCTCCGGGCAGCACGACGACGGCCGCGATCACCGCGACCATGACGGCCGAGGCCACCCGCAGCCGGAGGTAGGACCGGCCGTGGCCACGGGCCGTACGGGCGGCGAAGGAGACCATGAGCAGGGACGTGACGACGACGATGACCGTGCGGACCCACACGGCGTCGGTCACCGTACCGGGGTGGTCCCGCAGCAGCACGACGGCGCCCAGGGTGAGGACGCTGAGGGCCGCGTAGCAGCCGACGAGCAGTCGCACGGTGCGCAGCGCCTGCCGGATGCGGGGGCGGGCCAGGCGGTCGGCGGGGACGGTGGCGGGGCGCGGGGCGCGCGTACTCATGACGGACCTTTCCTCACGGCTCAGTGGCGTATGGGGCCTTGGGACGCGTTGCGCGAACGGCCGTCACCAGCATCCGGCCCGTCCGCCGCCGGTCCGTCGTCCGGCCGGACGAAACGCGCCCCCGGTCCGCCTCGGGGACGCGCCGGGCGGGCCCGTAGTGGATCACCAGTAGGGCGGAAACTTCCGGGCATGAATAACGGTTTGGCACCCCGCGTCCGCCGGGTTAAGTTACTGCGCCTGTAGACCTTTTTATGACGGAAAGACGGTATGGGTAAGTACAAGTGGGGCGCGGTGTCCGCCGTGCTCTCGATCGGTGTGCTCGCCGGCTGCTCGGCCACCCCCGAAAAGGGCGGCGACACCGCCAAGAACGCTTCACCCTCCGCTTCGGCCGCGGCCTCGGCGAATGCGGCGAAGAAGGACGACAAGGCTGCGGCCGGTTCGCCCGACGCGTGGAAGAAGGGCACCCGGGTCGGGGCCGCCGGCAGCCTCTGCGAACTGCCGGTGTCGTTCGACGTGGCGAAGATGTGGCAGCCCAAGGGCCTCAAGCCCGAAGACGGGAAGCTGCTCGGCGAGTTCATGGGCCACAAGTCGGCCAGGGGCGCCTGCGAGATCGACGCCAAACCGGCGGGCAATATCGGATTCATCCGTGTGTGGACCACGGACCCGACGAAGAAGTCGCCGCGCGAGGTGCTGGAGGAATTCACCGGCGAGCAGCCGAGGGTCGTCAAGAAGGAATTCAGCGACACCAAGGCCGGCGAACTGCCCGCGGCGGAAGTCTCCTACACGACGAAGAGCCCCCTGAAGGACGAGCCCCAGCAGGAACGGGCGTTCGCGGTGGTGACGCCGAAGGGCGCGACCGTCGTCCATCTCGGCGGGTTCGACAACACCGAGCACAAGGAAATGCTCCCGGCGTACGAGATGGCCAAGAAGTCCGTCGCACCGGTGTCCTGACCCCTCCCGGGTCCTGGCCGCCTATCCCTGCGTAAGGACGTACCCCACGCTCCCGAAGGCGACGTGGTCCCCCGGCTGCACCCCCACCTCCCCCACCACCCGGCGCCCGTTGACGCAGGTGCCGTTGGTGGAGCCGAGGTCGCGCAGGAGCCAGGCGCCGTTGGCGTTGCGCAGTTCGGCGTGGGAGCGGGAGACCGTGTCGTGGTTGAGGCGCAGGCCGGAGCCGGGGGCCCGGCCTATGAGGAGGGGGAACGGGCCGGGGGCGGGCAGGAGGAGTTTCGGCAGGCGCTCGCGGCGCCAGGCGCGGCGGACCATGATGTTGAACGCCGACGCCTTGCCCACCGCGCGCAGCACGGCGCCCTCGACCCGGCCGCGGGAGGCCAGATCGGCGGTGGCGGCGGCGAGTTCGGCGTGCTGGCGGGCGCCGAGCACCAGCTCCAGCCGCCGCAGGAAGGTGTCCTGGGACAGCCTGCCTTGCGCCGCGCCCTCGCGCAGCAGTTCCAAGGCGCGTTCCCGGTCGGCTTCCGACGGGCGCGCCGGTCGGGCCGGGAACTCCAGCGATGTCATGCGGGTGATTGTCCGGCGCCCACGGGCCGGTGTCCAGCCACGGAGGCCGGTGCGCGGGGCGGCAGCGGCCCCGCCGGAAGTCCCTGGTGCCCCGCCCGTCCTCCGGCTACGCTCACCGTCGGCCCGCGAGAAGGAGAGGAGGCGAGAGCCGTGTCGACGTACCTGTATGCGCGCTCCCGCCCCGTCCACCGGGCTGTCCTGGGCTGATCTCAGCCGACCGGGAGCGCGATCCCTGCCTTCCGAGAGGACATCATGACCGGGTTGGTCTTCCGCGCGCTCAGCGAGAGCGACGCGCATCTCTTCCACACACTGGACGACCCCACCGCCGGCCTCGTCGGCCACACGCTCTTCGGACGTCACTACGCGACCCTCGCTCAGGGCGGCCTGTACCGCCCCGAGTGGACCTGGGTTGCGCTGCGCGACGGCGTCGTCGTGGCGCGCGCCGCCTGGTGGGCCGGGCCGGGCGACACCCGCCCGGCCGCCCTGGACTGGTTCGACTTCGCGCCGGGCGAGTCGGACGCCGCGGCCCGTCTGCTGCGCACCGCGCCCCTGCACTCCGAGTACATACTGCTGCTGCCGCCGGGCTGGCGCGAGCAGGAGGCCGTACGGGACGCCGCGCGCGCCCGGATGGACGCGGCCGCCGCGGCCGGGCTCACACCGCTCGTCGAGCGGTTCCGCTACACCTGGACGCCCGCCTGCGGTCTGCCCGAGCCGCCGGGCCGGCTGGTGTTCCGGCCGGAGCCGGACGACGGTGTGATCCTGGACATTCTGCGGCGCGTCGAGAACGGCTCGCTGGACGCCCACGCCCGGAAGGCGATCGCCGAGGGCGGTGTGGAGCAGGCCGCGCGGGAGGAGCTGGACTTCTTCAACTGGTGCCCGTCGCCCCGCGACTGGTGGCGGGTCGCCTGGACCGCCGATCCGGGGCGGGGAGGCGAGGTCGTCGGGCTGCACATACCGGCCCGTAACCACCAGGTGCCGGTCATCGGGTTCATCGGCCTCGTGCCGGAGCACCGCGGCCGGGGGTACGGCTACGACCTGCTCGTCGACTGCACCCGCCACCTCGCGGCCGAGGGAGCGGAGACGATCCTCGGCGAAACGGACCAGCCGAACGTCCCGATGGCGGCGGCTTTCGCCAGGGCGGGCTACCCGATGACGCAGGAGCGGGCATTCTTCATCTGAGGCCGGACGGGGCTTTCTTCGTCCGCGCGCCGGACGAAGGAGGACAGCCGTGCTCTTCGAGGTGTGGGCACCGGACGCCGAACGGGTCGCGCTGCATTTCGTGGCGCCCCACGGGCGCGCGGACGGCGCGACGGAAGGGGCAGACGCCAGCGGCACGGCGGGCGACCGCGCCGCGAACGGCGCGCTGACCACGGGACACGCCGTGGCGACCGGATACGCCCCCACCGGGGCCGTGTCCGCCGAACACGTCCCCATGGAGCGCGCCCCCGGGCGCCCGGGCTGGTGGCGGGCCGACGTACCGGCCCGCCACGGCGACCGCTACGGCTTCCGCCTCGACGACGGGCCGCTCCTGCCCGACCCGCGCTCGGCCCGGCAGCCCGAAGGGCCGGACGGGCCGAGCGCGGTCGTCGAGCACGACCGGTTCGTCTGGCAGCACCCGTGGGCCGGGCGGCCCCTGCCGGGAGCGGTGCTGTACGAGATGCACGTGGGCACGTTCACCGGCGCCGGCACCTTCGACGCGGCCGTCGAGCACCTGCCCCACCTCGCCGGCCTGGGCATCACCCACCTGGCGCTGATGCCGGTGTGCCCGTTCCCCGGGACGCACGGCTGGGGGTACGAGGGTGTCGCGCCCTGGGCGGTCCACGAACCGTACGGCGGCCCGGACGGCCTCAAGCGCCTCGTGGACGCCGCGCACGGGCACGGTCTGGGCGTCGTCCTGGATGTCGTCCACAATCACCTGGGCCCGTCCGGCAATCATCTGCCCGCTTTCGGGCCGTACTTCACGGAGACCCACCACACCCCGTGGGGCGCCGCGGTCAACCTTGACGCACCCGGGTCGGACGAGGTGCGCACGTACTTCATCGGGAGCGCGCTCGCCTGGCTGCGGGACTACCGGCTCGACGGGCTGCGGCTCGATGCCGTACACGCCCTGCACGACACCCGGGCCCGCCATTTCCTCGCCGACCTGTCCGGCGCGGTCGACGCGCTCGCCACACACCTGCGCCGCCCGCTCTTCCTGATCGCCGAGTCGGACCTCAACGACCCGCGCGTCCTCGCGCCGCGCTCCGGCGGCGGTTACGGTCTGCACGCGCAGTGGAACGACGACTTCCACCACAGCCTGCACACGGCACTGACCGGCGAGTCCCAGGGCTATTACGCCGACTTCGCGCGTGCGCCGCTCGCCGCCCTCGCCAAGACGCTGACCGGCGGCTTCTTCCACGACGGTACGTACTCCAGCTTCCGCGGCCGGCGGCACGGCAGCCCGCTGGACCGGCGCGCCACCGACGCCCACCGCCTGCTGGCCTACGCCCAGACGCACGATCAGATCGGCAACCGGGCGCTCGGCGACCGGCAGGCCGCCGGCCTCTCCCCCGGCCTGGTCGCCTGCGGCGCCGCGCTGGTGCTGTGCTCCCCGTTCACGCCGATGCTGTTCATGGGCGAGGAGTGGGCGGCCCGGACGCCGTGGCAGTTCTTCACCGACCACACGGACCCGGAGCTGGCCGAGGCGGTACGCGACGGGCGCCGCCGCGAGTTCGCCGCGCACGGCTGGCGGGCGTCTGAGATCCCGGACCCGCAGGACCCGGCAACGCGGGACCGTTCCTGCCTGGACTGGTCGGAGCCGGAGCGCGAGCCGCACGCCGCCCTGCTGGCCTGGTACCGCACCCTGCTGGCGGTACGCGCCGCCCACCCCGAGCTGACCGACCCGGACATGACACGGACCGAGGTCACGTACGACGAGGAGGCCCGCTGGCTGTGCGTACGGCGCGGGGCGGTGCGGGTGGTGGTGCGACTGGCCGGGGAGGGCACGGCCGGGGTGCCCGGGGCCGGCGGGCGGGCGCGGGTGCTGGCGGCGTGGCCGGACGCGGACGCGGTTGCGGCCGACCCGGACGGCGCCCTGAGGCTGCCGCCCGAGTCGGCCGCGGTGCTGAAGGAGGAGTGACGCGCCCCGGACGGGGAATCAGCGCTGGAACTCCGCGACGAAGGTCTCGCAGAACGCCTTCAGATCGTCCGGCTTACGGCTGGTGATCAGCGTGTTCGGACCGCCCGTGCAGACCTTGACCTGCTCGTCCACCCAGTTGCCGCCGGCGTTGCGGATGTCCGTCCGCAGGCTCGGCCAGGACGTCAGCGTACGGTCGCGGACCACGTCCGCCTCGATCAGCGTCCACGGCGCGTGGCAGATGGCCGCGACCGGCTTGCCCGCGTCGAAGAAGCCGCGGACGAACGCGACGGCCTTCTCGTCCATCCGCAGCGCGTCCGGGTTGGCGACGCCGCCGGGCAGCACCAGCCCGTCGAAGTCGCCGACCTGTGCCTGGTCCACGGTCCGGTCGACGGGGAAGGTGTCCGCCTTGTCCAGGTGGTTGAACGCCTGCACACGGCCGGACTCGGTGGAGACGAGCTTCGGGGTACCGCCCGCGTCGATCACCGCCTGCCACGGTTCGGTCAGCTCGACCTGCTCGATGCCTTCGGGTGCTACGAGAAACGCCACCTGCATGGCCGTTCATCCTTTGCGTTCGTCTTGCGTAGGAAGGGATGTTCCCTCTGCGGTCTTCTTTTCGCATCCCCGGTCGCAACCGGGCAAAAACGTGCCAAATGGGAGGTGATACGTCCTGGGGCAGCGGGTACCGGGATGCGTCACCCCGCAAACAGGGCAGTCAGCCCTATATCCCAGCTGTCCATCGCGGCTTCATCTGATGGACACTGTGTCCATGCCCCTGCGTATCGCCGACCTCCTCGCCCGGCCGGAGCTGAACCTGTCCCTCACCTACGACGTCCCGGCCGGGCAGCTGGACCGTACGGTCGAGGCCGCGACCGTCTCCGACCTGCTGCATCCGGGCAAGTGGCTGCAGGGCGGCGAGCTGCTGATGACCATCGGCCTGGTACTGCCGATGGAACCGGCGGCCTGCCGGACGTACGTACAGGACGTGACCGAAGGCGGGGCGGCCTGCCTGGCGCTCGGGCTGGGCCGCGGACTCCCGTACCAGAAAGCCCCCGCACCGCTGGTCGACGCCGCGCGCGAAGCGGGTCTGCCGCTGCTGACGGTGCCCGACGAGGTGCCGTTCATCGCCGTCACCAAGGCGGTGTTCGACGCGCGCGCCGACGAGCAGCGCGCGGTGCTCCAGCGCGCGTTCGCCACGCAGCGGCGGCTCACCGCGGCGGCGACGGACAGCGGCCTGCAACCGATGCTGGAGGAGTGGACCGCCGCCACCGGAGTCGGCGCCACGGTGCTCGACCCGCTCGGGCGGCTGCTCGCCACGGGCGGCGGGCAGTCGGCCCCGCCACCGGCCGCACGGGACCTCGTGGAACGGGTCGCCGCCCGCGGCCTGCGCGGCAGCGCGTCCAGTACGGCCGGTGGCCGCCAGCTTGAGGTGCAGCCGCTCGGCGCCCGGCGGCTGCGCGGCCTGCTGCTGCTCGTAGGCTCCCCGGACGCGGCAGCGCGCGCTGTGGTGCCCGGCCTGGTCTCGCTGCTCTCTCTGGAACTGGAGCGCCGCCACCTCATGGACGAGCCGGAGCGCCGCCGCAGGTCGGCGCTACTGGCGGAGCTGCTGTCCGACGAAGAAGGCCCGGCGGGGCGCGCCCACGGCATCCTCGCCGCCGCCGGCCTGCACGACGACCGGGTGCGCGGCGTCGTCATCGAACCCCCGGCCGCGGGCCCGGCGGACAGCGGTCCGCACGAC includes:
- a CDS encoding DUF1707 and FHA domain-containing protein, yielding MTSLEFPARPARPSEADRERALELLREGAAQGRLSQDTFLRRLELVLGARQHAELAAATADLASRGRVEGAVLRAVGKASAFNIMVRRAWRRERLPKLLLPAPGPFPLLIGRAPGSGLRLNHDTVSRSHAELRNANGAWLLRDLGSTNGTCVNGRRVVGEVGVQPGDHVAFGSVGYVLTQG
- a CDS encoding type 1 glutamine amidotransferase domain-containing protein, with protein sequence MQVAFLVAPEGIEQVELTEPWQAVIDAGGTPKLVSTESGRVQAFNHLDKADTFPVDRTVDQAQVGDFDGLVLPGGVANPDALRMDEKAVAFVRGFFDAGKPVAAICHAPWTLIEADVVRDRTLTSWPSLRTDIRNAGGNWVDEQVKVCTGGPNTLITSRKPDDLKAFCETFVAEFQR
- the treZ gene encoding malto-oligosyltrehalose trehalohydrolase, which produces MLFEVWAPDAERVALHFVAPHGRADGATEGADASGTAGDRAANGALTTGHAVATGYAPTGAVSAEHVPMERAPGRPGWWRADVPARHGDRYGFRLDDGPLLPDPRSARQPEGPDGPSAVVEHDRFVWQHPWAGRPLPGAVLYEMHVGTFTGAGTFDAAVEHLPHLAGLGITHLALMPVCPFPGTHGWGYEGVAPWAVHEPYGGPDGLKRLVDAAHGHGLGVVLDVVHNHLGPSGNHLPAFGPYFTETHHTPWGAAVNLDAPGSDEVRTYFIGSALAWLRDYRLDGLRLDAVHALHDTRARHFLADLSGAVDALATHLRRPLFLIAESDLNDPRVLAPRSGGGYGLHAQWNDDFHHSLHTALTGESQGYYADFARAPLAALAKTLTGGFFHDGTYSSFRGRRHGSPLDRRATDAHRLLAYAQTHDQIGNRALGDRQAAGLSPGLVACGAALVLCSPFTPMLFMGEEWAARTPWQFFTDHTDPELAEAVRDGRRREFAAHGWRASEIPDPQDPATRDRSCLDWSEPEREPHAALLAWYRTLLAVRAAHPELTDPDMTRTEVTYDEEARWLCVRRGAVRVVVRLAGEGTAGVPGAGGRARVLAAWPDADAVAADPDGALRLPPESAAVLKEE
- a CDS encoding lipoprotein encodes the protein MGKYKWGAVSAVLSIGVLAGCSATPEKGGDTAKNASPSASAAASANAAKKDDKAAAGSPDAWKKGTRVGAAGSLCELPVSFDVAKMWQPKGLKPEDGKLLGEFMGHKSARGACEIDAKPAGNIGFIRVWTTDPTKKSPREVLEEFTGEQPRVVKKEFSDTKAGELPAAEVSYTTKSPLKDEPQQERAFAVVTPKGATVVHLGGFDNTEHKEMLPAYEMAKKSVAPVS
- a CDS encoding PucR family transcriptional regulator — translated: MPLRIADLLARPELNLSLTYDVPAGQLDRTVEAATVSDLLHPGKWLQGGELLMTIGLVLPMEPAACRTYVQDVTEGGAACLALGLGRGLPYQKAPAPLVDAAREAGLPLLTVPDEVPFIAVTKAVFDARADEQRAVLQRAFATQRRLTAAATDSGLQPMLEEWTAATGVGATVLDPLGRLLATGGGQSAPPPAARDLVERVAARGLRGSASSTAGGRQLEVQPLGARRLRGLLLLVGSPDAAARAVVPGLVSLLSLELERRHLMDEPERRRRSALLAELLSDEEGPAGRAHGILAAAGLHDDRVRGVVIEPPAAGPADSGPHDIAADLALAVPGGLVRVAESGLIEAVVGAGLDVRDVLGRFAPHCPAGIGPLAPPDTVRVSLRQAAGLLGVSRASGVPEEARQSAASRLLLDLGDRRTLHGYADAVLGPLDLADHGEELLTTLAAWLETGGAWDATSRRLGVHRHTVRNRLDKAMDLTGRRLDDPDDRFDLWLATRIRSGGDLRAGGPGRS
- a CDS encoding GNAT family N-acetyltransferase; protein product: MTGLVFRALSESDAHLFHTLDDPTAGLVGHTLFGRHYATLAQGGLYRPEWTWVALRDGVVVARAAWWAGPGDTRPAALDWFDFAPGESDAAARLLRTAPLHSEYILLLPPGWREQEAVRDAARARMDAAAAAGLTPLVERFRYTWTPACGLPEPPGRLVFRPEPDDGVILDILRRVENGSLDAHARKAIAEGGVEQAAREELDFFNWCPSPRDWWRVAWTADPGRGGEVVGLHIPARNHQVPVIGFIGLVPEHRGRGYGYDLLVDCTRHLAAEGAETILGETDQPNVPMAAAFARAGYPMTQERAFFI